Sequence from the Platichthys flesus chromosome 2, fPlaFle2.1, whole genome shotgun sequence genome:
CTGTACTCGGGTGCGCCCGCGTTCCCCACGACagcgaggagaaggaggagggaacgGTGATCACGCGCTCGCCCAGGAGTCAGCGGCTCACGCCTGCAGCGCTGCTCTACAGGGCAGCCGTGACACGCAGTCAGGTGAGACTCAGCGGCAGAAGGATTTCTgcaacacatgttcacaaaatCATTTTGACTTGTGTCCATAAAAAGGAGCAAATTAAGCACGGAGAAGCTTTTAGAAACAATTTGATTTGTTGCCAGTTAAGAAACGTGCAGTGTCGAGCATTTTAAAAAGATTTATTAATGAAGGATAGATTAATTATTCTCAAAGCGTGCAAAGgctgcatttgttttattacaggCCCCAGAATGCCATTGGGGTCGTGTTGGTGTGAAGCAGGTAAACGCTGGATTTCTAACTGACTGTAAATTATCTCCACAGAGACGTGGCGTGTcgtcagaggaagaagaaggagaagtggACAGTGAGGTGGAGCTGCCGAGAAGACGGTAAGATTTAATAGAACCAGAATGACAGTCCCCACATGAAACCTCATTAAATTCACTAGttcctgatttttattttacatctgcAGCAAATTGAACAAACAAACTATTCCTGgagaaatcagtgaatgttGTAAAACGTCTACTTTTATAGAGTTAAAGAATGTTTGGTGACCTCTGTTACAATAATTCCCAGTTTAGCTTCTTCCAACTTCACATTCACTTAACTGCAGAATACTGGGTTTTAATATGCTTGTGGCTCTTTGTCCCTTTATTGTGAAGAACTTGTTAATCCACTTACTATGTAGGAATGTTTCATGAATGTGCCGCCTCTCTCCTGTTCCCCCCCCCTCAGGCGTCCCGTGAGCATGACCAAGTGCCAGTCCCTGTCCACGTTTAGCTCGGAGAACTTGTCGGTGTCGGACGGCGAGGAGGGAAACACCAGTGACCACTCCCACAGCGGTACGCCGGACGTGGTCAGCACCAATACCGACGAGCGTCTGGACGACAAGAGCGATGACCTGCTGTCCCAGGGCTCAGAGATTCCCGCTGACCCGTCTGACCAGCTGGGCTCCGACGGGCTGTCTGAGAAGGAAGCCATACTGCGACAAGTCAAGACCCAGCTCGCCTCCAACGACCATAACTATGAGGTAGGTGAAGTGACATTTACTATCCAAATATACAGTACTAGAATGGCACCCACTAGAGCACTAGAGCTTGACTCACATTACACACATAGATATCACCTCAGTCCCATAAATATACTAGATTTGTTTCAATAAGATCCCgaaattattccctgggaaatcaatACTCCTGGATCCACCCTTTTGTCGGGATCTGTGCCAAAAGTTAATGGATTCTTTCTTGGAAGCGGTTTGGGAAAACCGCTTCCTTCCACCGAGTTTCAAGATAAAATCGTTTCAGTAATTTTTGCTCAATCCTCCTAAAATCTAACGTGAATACCCTCTTTGGTTGAGGTAAGAGTAAATGCATGCAGATTCAGCTAACAGACTGCTGATGGCTACTTAAGCACAGACGGATACTTCAACCTTCAATAATCTGATATTGTGGATCCAtgttgatagatagatagatagatagatagatagatagatagatggatagatggatagatagatagatagatagatagatagatggatagatggatagatggatagatagatagatagataccttattaatcctgtgggaaatttaggtcatccagtagcttatacacttatACACTTAaccgacatacatacataaacacatataCATAGGTAGAACATTGCAGATACAGGTACATGAATGGGTCTGACCCTATGGTACAGAATGccatgatgtgattgtgtcagtttCTAGtatgaaagtgttcttgtgctgctggagtggatagtacaaaaagatatatatatatataaatataaaaacaacaaatgtatatataaaaataaatatatgtaagtggtaaaaggtaaaagtctgtgcatggggctagtatagccagtaaagggatggacagtgggttggtatatgatgagatgagaagagtagAGAAAAGAACCTGTTGCAGTTCTAACTCAAACTATTCACGACCAGGGTCTGTACGACGACTCCGACTGTGACAGTGCAGAGCTGGACCACTCAGGCAGCGCCGAGCCCAGCCAGCCTCCAGCCAACTGGTGAGAAAAGGACCCAACGCCTCCGCCCGCTCATCAGACTCAGGCAGGTCGGACCTCTGAAGGCCTCGATCGCCCTCCCTCCGAGAACGCTTGAGTCGGGATCAGGGACGCCGCAGAGAGTCGGGAGGTGAGGATTCGTCCACGAGCCGCGACTCCGAACAAATCCACTGGAAGAATGTGTGGGTGAGATCAAAACCCTCTGAGACACTGGAAGCTGAAACACACTCTTCTGTTTGAGATGAATGCACCGCAGGGACGTGAAAGTGAATCGGGGCAGCTCTGTCCTCCTCAGTCAAAAGAGGTTGTCGACATCAGCCACAACCACCCGGCGTCCCTTCTCATCTTCCAcgttaatttgtatttctgtctccGTTATGAGACCAGGCGTCATATCACCACACGTTTATGAAACCCTACCAGGGCTTCTTCTGTTATATTCTACCGTTACTCGACGTCCACTGATGTTGCAACTTGCACTTCATTTATGAAATGTTCCGTGATCATCGTGTCACATCCTCTCATAACGTTATATGCACTGACTAATTTATTCTTCATTTACAGTGAATCcatttagtttgtgttgttttcaaaggagaagtttacattttttccatgtgttgtttacatttattttcttatttattttgtatttgtaagtCGGATTATGTTGCCATTTTCTACTCTTGCGGTTTAATATGGATGTAAATATGTGACTCTGTACAATGAACAAATTTTTTAAACGTGAGATTGTATAATTTAAAGGTGCTGATGTTTCTAATTAGGAGCTATACTCTTTTGGAACCTCAAGAAGCTTATGGTAGTAGAATGTACTGTAGCTGCTGTTCATGTCCGAGCATCGAATCACAAGGGAAAAGAGAAGGAACGTGTGAACGAGGGAAGAGAAAAAGCAATATGTCTGCTCTGATACAGTATCACCGTACAACATGTGGGTCCACTCAGGGCAGACAGGCTTTTTTATACTAGTATTGCAgtgttttattgtattaaaacacatttctggtTAAGAGAAATGCGTGTATGTATCATCAAAAAAGGCACGCTTGTGAGAAGCGCATTGGATATTAAGGAATGAATCAGTCACTGTTTgttaagaaaatggaaaatttGACCtgtccagagaagaaaaaacaattcatgGCAGGTATTTAAAAACAAGTGTAAATGACTGAAGGCATTTGGATGACGGGGATACAGAAACCTCAGAATGactgaaaacacattattaCACTCACTCCTTCACTGTTTTCCGATTGAGGAGTTGGTGTCTTGTGGGGAGATGTAACGATGTGGCTCATTTTCACTGTGGGTTTTAACGTTTTATCTCATAAATCAGAGAGAATTGGTAAATGTTCTCTCAAAAACTCTGTGTACACCTAAAAATGACCTGTGACCCCACTGTTTATCCCTCTATTGCCTACCTCTAACACAGGAGATGACCACAAAAGCCCAGTGTGGGTCATCAGTTTAGAGAAAGACCAATCCTCCTTCATAGTAACTAGTATCCTACAACTGTGGTTCTGGTGTACTTGTGTCCCCCGACAGGCCTTCTTAATGTGCATTTGATTCGATCTGACTGTACAACAGCGCATGACATCCTGTTCCACTAATCTATGACTGATCAGGTCAAAATCAATAAGCTAGAAATGGCAGcttctgtttattttcctgGTGTTTTTAAACTATATGATCCCCAACGTTCAAAGcggggggggaaaaaaaatccatgtgCAGGAGAATGTTGCCAAAAAGCAAAACTACTGCCCTCTAGTGtctcatttcccccccccccccccctccgatgCTGATTGAAACAACCCGGTAGGAACTGAAACGTTTGCTTTTTATACTGCATTATTGTAACtgtacaataaatatatttaagaaacgatttaaaaataaaatcaagccTGTAAAAACTCAACTGGTGTGTCAGTCCACTTTCAACACTTTTCTTATTCCATATCTAAATCAGTTACTGTATTCTTATAAAATTATACCTAGTAATATGTAAAGATACACTTACAATCTTTCTATCAttttatgtgtatataaatCTATATAGTCATTTCTTAATATAGTATACTATAAATTGATGAATCCTGCATGCACTACCTGTATATTCATTTATAACTATATAGATTAGGATTCGTACTTCCTTTAATATCTTGATACATAAACAAATTCATTGTACAGCCTCATACAACCGTCCTGttataaaaattatatttccatCTGTACTAACAGGTGCTTATTATGAACATATATTCCATATTAATAAATTTGTCTATGTTTTCTTCCAACTTTTAACCTACCGTTCTcttgtccatctctctcttgACAAGCTGCTGCTACAACAAGTGAATTTCTCCTGCATGGGATCAAGTTTATCTTATAGTATCTCATTTCTTTAACAGTGACAGAAGACTCAGAGCAATTTGTGGTTTGAGCATTTCATatctttatttccattttttttatcaatgttGTGGCACCCAGGTCTACAGTCTCAAAAACGTGCAcaaaagttttttctttttctttcctgcaaataaaaaataaaataaattccgACCTTAGCAAAGGAAAGAGCAGGAAACTAGTGTTAACTCACAACCCTTGCTTTGTCTAGTTCCAGAGCATCACTGGTTTCACTTCTCAGCCTCATCACATTGAATTGACAGATCAGTCAGTGTTCAGGAGTTTAATCCCCCTTtggtagttaaaaaaaaatatttcctccattttaaaacaaatatttcaacatTATTTTAAGTATATATCAGTCTTTACAAAAAAGCGAGGAGAACCCTCTGCTTCAGATCCCTTGAGCCGAGCCCAAACCCCAAAAACCTCCCAATCCCAGCAAAATATCCACACATCTCAGGACCAGGAAAgtggggggggagacaggaATGACATGTAGAGTGGGGGAAAACTGACGTGCGTAgtaaaacaaattttaaattATCTGGATAAATTCATCTGAGTGTTAGGTTTGTCATCATAACCAAATATAAATCGGTGACAGTGCATGTACAGCTACTTTTTCTCAGTGACACAAGCATGATCATAGTTACAAGCACTTCAATTGAAAAGGGTGACAAAGGGGGAGAATGCTGCATTATTTAAAGTGAGGGTGGATGTGAAACAGACCGACTTGTGGAACTGGgtgaggaaaagagggaggtgTATATGGAATAAAACAGTCACTCTATTCTTTTTTCTGATACTTAtgttcatttttcctttttgtctcaATGTACAGAACTAAATCTATATGACTATTCAGAGTTTACCAACTCTACTCTGTGATGGCAAAGAAACAaaggggggagagagtgagggacCCAAGCAAGATAAAGTCTAGTAAATCATTAAAACCTCCAACTCCACTCAAAAAGGGGAATTAAAAACCTaatcgttttctttttttgactaaaaccaaaatgaaagaaaataaataatgacgtCAGCGGGTCAAATCGGTGGCGGTTGACATTAAGTCTCTCTCATTAAGTTGGGTAGTTGCATTTGACTGCTTTATGATAGCCGATGATATAAAAAGTGAGATTTAGTGCAGATGCAGTGTCTTATCAGTTGGCTGCCAGTCCTGTGGCCTCAGAGGAAAGcctggagagacagacagagagacacccGGAGaccagggagggagagagagcacaagGCATGCAATCAGACAGACGAGATAATTGTCAACCTCATTAActgtacattacattattacaataaaatacTGTATCAGGAGTTCAGCTAGAATTGCTGAATGGGAAAGGCATGTGTTGAtatagaaaaaaagaacattagGTGTCCAGGTTGGCTGCTCCTGGTGTCTGATAAATCAGAACTCTTAATAGTTTCTTACTTATATTAACTAAATATGAATCTACAGTCAGCTGtgggttagcttagcataaactGGAATATTGTTTACAGCACCCTACACCGCAGCCTGCTCTCTTCACCAGTGTCCTCTATGTGTATGACATAGCTTTTTACCGGATAAATTCGTTTTTccgtataaaaaaaaaaatctgcttaaaCAAATGCATAATAACATTATGGGTGGTGGGTGGATTTTGACCGTTATGCAGCATTTGTATAGACATTTCCTGTGTATAGACATTTCCAGTCTATACACTAAGCTAACTAGCTTCATTTTACTATACAGACATGCCagtgacattttaaactttgcaAGGAAACTAAGTAAGACgatttccccaaaatgtcaaacttttgaAGCTAAACTGGTCTAATTTATATCAACATTATCTAAAAGGATGATTTGGTGCCTTAGATACCTGAGGGCAGATTTAGTTAGAATTGAAATTACAATTTTTTCATACATGAAGTGATTACATATTGTCTCCATTTTAACAGCCGACATTAGTCACTTAAAATTCACTACAGGGGAAACTATACCCataaatacagtttgacatCTTAAAGAGAGCCGCTACCTGAGCAGAGCttacacaaagagagaaatgcTTCAGTAAACCAGTGAAATTAGTCACTGTACATGCTAAATTGtatagttatttaaaaatataatgcaCTGAACAAGTCTtttcttaaagagacaggcCAAATCAAGCTTAAGATACCTATCTTATAAATATGGCAGCAACCACCTGTTCTGGCTGAAGATCACgtatttgtgtgcatttgttttctgttgtaaGCGTGGCATGGCACAGCCAGATACAAAAGCAAGTGCAGGTACAGACAACAACGAGCACTGTCAGTACTGTAGTAGTAGATTCCTTCGTTAGTAAGGGGAGAGCCTTCGCCTTTTAGACTTTGAGCCGAGCTCTGGGGCAATTTTTGGCTCAGTGGGGATTGGGTGTGCAGGGTTACTGGCCCCGCTGACAACATGGAGGgccaggagagggaggggctTGAGACTGAGGAGACTTGACACACAGGCAGGAGAGCTGGGTAGCAGGGAATcagtagaggaggaggaagaggaggaggaggagggaggtggccCTGGAGCCAACAAGGACAGTGGGATGGAGGCTGAGGGGGGCACcacacaggaggaagaggaggaggaggaagagaaggaggaggtagcagcagaggaggtggtggtggtagtagtagtagaggtggagggagagcaCAGGCTGGTCTGTTCAGGGttcaaggaggaggaggagggaggaggtttAGAGGACTCTACACTGTAGAaagagagacaaggagagaggGACAACACAGTCGGGATGGGTCACAGGGCAGGCTGGTGAGAaatgggtgggtgggggggaggggttaCAGGTAAGAGGGTAGGAGGAGAGGTGGGGTGTGGGGGAATCACTCAGGGATGTGATCAAACACAGGACAAAAAGCTTCGTTAGAATTTAACGGATCagatacagtttaaaaaaagaaaagacatctTCAGTAATGAATGTGAAGTCGAGAAATGTTAATGCTTTGCACACGTAAGGAAGTAGGCCAGGTATGAATTAGCACATGATGTTAGGCACACAACGGGGATTTCTGTTGTATTGAGTATCAGGCAGGGCCACGTTGCTTTATCTAAATTTAAGTAAAACCGAAATGCAACATTTGGATTTTCTGGGCCTGCATGAACCTGATCTAAAACTACTTAAGTGATTATCTCACCTGGCGTTGATGAGGTACTCCGCCAGACTAATGCTGGCGGGCGAGCCTGTGATGGTGACCTGGCGGTCAGTTGATCCGTCAACTGGATTCGCAATCTTGATCTGGGCGCCCGACATTTGCCTGATCTCATTGATCTTTGCTCCTTGGCGGCCAATGATGCACCCAATAAGCTACAGAGGGGAAAGGTGGGAGGGTTAAGTAACAATAAAGAGCGACCGTGAATGACATACAAGTCATGACAACACAGGTCTCATGTTAAGTTCTCCAACTTATCCAAGTACATGTGACAACACTCATTAACTCTGTATAACAGTGATAGAAAACTGTATCTTGTCCTCACATCATTTGGAATGGTCATCTCATGGGAACTGGTCTGAGCTGAAGCATCAATCCCTGAAAATTACACAAGATAATGATAAATAAGAAATttaataacattacatttcatttacatgtcgcttttatccaaagcgactttcaataagtgcatttaaccatgaggatacaaacccagaacaaaaagaatcatgaaagccaaactacaaagtgctataggtAAGTGCCCTTTATGTGCTACTAAACTTTTTGTTTGAActaacgttttttttattttattcaaggtatagtcggtagagatgtgtttttagtttgtggtGGAAGATATATAGACTTTcctctgctgtcctgatgtctaagctcattccaccatttaggagccaggacggcaaacagtcgtgatattgttgagtgtttagctcacagtgagggagcaacaagccaattggcagatgcagagtgaACAGGCTGGAGAGTAAAGTTTGACTGTCCACGAAGTACACTGGACCCAATCCATTCGCAGCATGGTACAcaagtactaatgttttgaaACGGACACGGGCAGCCAATGGTAACtagtgaagggagcagaggaggggacCATAGAATATTTGtcaaaatgtgcaaatgtgtgtcaCTTGGATGATAAAGCATTAGATATTATTATTGGTAACTGATTCAGTTAAATACAACTCAAAAGGAACAACAATCTCCATCAGAAAACCTCGATATGGGTTTGCTATGCATTTAGTGACAACATAGTCAGCACAACATGTAAGTTCAACATTTAACTGTGTTGTATATAAGAATGAAAGGACAAGATATTATCAATACATGGGGTACTCAAATATCTAATGTATTTCAGTGAGACTTACTCATTAAACTTCTATAATGTGGTCAAAGCTCAAGTTTTAAGATTTATATAATTTACCCTCTGTGTGTTGTGGCAAAAACCAAATTTGATTTCATCATTGGCTTGCCTTCCAGTGTAGAAAGGCTTTTAGAAAATAGTTAAGGCACATTTCTAAAATGATGCATGATCAAtagttaaaataaatcaatgttatttcttttattcaaatctttcggaggagaaagaaaagattgcGACGGGGGGCAGTGGGTCACACCGCACTGCGTACCAGTGAATCCCTGGTTGCTTGGTGCGATGGGGAAGGGGCCCTGCTGCATAGCCAGCTGGTGAAGCTTGGTGAGCTGTGGAGAGATAGCAGCAGAGGAAGACTGAGGGTAAGAGAGGAGgtagggagaggaggaggggaaaaaacagataaaaaaacaaaacaaaatccacagtcagtacaaacagaaacacaaaggacCACGaaggaacaaaaaaacatttctcccacacacattcattaacaTAGTTGCGTGTTGGCAGATCTTATTCTTTGGAACTGGAGTCTGATAAGCAGTGGGTTTTATGACTTGTCTATTTGGGGTACCCCATAAGTATTCCTCAAGAATGGGGGCTGCATCTTGTGATGCTTTCCCGCAGCCTTCAAGAGAAAGTCCCAATACACATGGGATGATGTGGGGGGATTGAATGTGCAGGAGATTATCTAACCAACACCAATAAAGGAGCCAAACATGAACTGAGATAGTTTCAACTCAGTTATCACCACTACAGATGGAAGACATGTTCGAAGGCAGAGATGAAGTCGTtacctctttttttaaacaaattatatttatatatattaagtaGGATAGTCATGGATGTTTGCATATCAGACTAATGTGATATGTAACCTATATTCTGCTGATATTTAGTAGCAGGCAGGACTAACAATGACGATCACTACTGAAGGgagctcattaaaaaaaagaggaagattgACCGAGTAAGGAGGAAAAGTTGGGCAGAGCACATATTAATACTTAAGGgttatatggggggggggggacctgttTATTTGGGGCAGACTAATGagcaaaacatgtaaaacaggacagaacaaaaaagaaaaaattacacaaaagaGTGAGCAGCAGGAACAAATCATTATTCATGGAACACTGGCAAGTCTTGTcggacacaaacaacaaatgtcaGATTAATTGACAACTGACTGCCAGTCAACTGTAGAAATGTTAAGTACAGACAGTGCTGCTCTGTTAAATGGTAACCAAAATCTGATACGGGATCAAAAGTAGgaagaattaaataaaattacGGGGCGAATGTATCTATAGTTAAACGCTGTAAAATGAGGTGTGGGTGGGTGTACAATTTGGAAGAGGAAAGCTGTAATTATGGGTGGGAGTGATGGTGGGGTGATGGAAAAATGTCTACTGCACTTACATCTGGCTGTGGAATCGCGTGCTGTCCTTGTACAGCATATGCCtgaaacaaagggaaacaaagCTGTCATGGATTGCTCACAATGGATTTTGTCGCACATGTTACTGCTCCATACTTTAGTCTAAATATCTCTTCATATACTCATCAAAGCTGTTCTAAATCTTAAAAATAACACATAACATTTAAGAACATTGACATGCATGTCTTTTTCAAAGTCTCCTCACATCTGGGAAAGGGGAAACAAGGAAAAACCAAAAGGAGAGTTTTCACCCACAGaatataaaaggtttttagtaggATAAAAGACTCTAATGTTAGGCAAAAACAACATTAGCAGAAAACAGCCCACATCACTCTTTTAAAACCTAGAgtttaaaacaatataacacTCTGCACAAATGGAAGGCTCtgtaacaaagtaaatgttttgtaaTTCACTTTTCAAACACAGGCCACTCGGGTTGCATCTGTTCCCAAAACTTAGGTTGGGTTCTGTATATTCTAAGCCTTTCAAGATTCCCAGTTATCCAATATTCTAAACAAACAAGCTTCCCACTCATAGAAACCCAAATGTCAGAATACTGCAGCAATAAAGACACCCCCAAAAACATCATGGTAGAAGTCTGTGTCCCTCTTAAGTTTGAACATACCTGTCCGCCTGCAAAGATGACGGGGGATCCTGAAGGCTTGGGTCGGTAGGGGATAGTGACCCCCTTAGGGGGAGACTGCACAGTAGACAAAGCATGTGTCATTACAGTTTCCACCCAGCTTATGTTCAATATTGAAGCACTGGAAAGGATTCTAAATTAATCCATGTTTCAGTGGTTTTTACACTGAAAAGATGTCACACTACAAGCTTTACTTGTAATATTAAAGTTATAGCAAAAAACATTGCAACTTAAAATTATCAAGGGGTCGATCTCCTGATTTACTTTTGCCTCGTTCCCTGAGCTTCTGTCTTAAtcgaatgtttatttttccaacatAACAAAGCTGAATTGTTTAACGAtggtggaaaaataataataagacaaGCAATACAGTATATTCACTACCCAACATCTCAACTGAAGTAACATCTAAAATTACCTGTAGTATTTTGTATAATGCCCTCAAACGTTTTTTTCGATTATCGTATAAACATTACAGCAACCACCCTAAACCTGTAGCTCAGCTAAAGATGTCCCTGATCCAAACCCAACACGCAGGAGCCACAAGCCCAGAGATCACAGTATTTCACATCATTACTTTACAGGCCAACAGCTGCCACTTCATTTACTTCATTGCTTGCATGAGTCCACTTACCTCAAGCATGACAACACAGATCTGCTTCACACACTCAATTATTGACTGGGGAGTGCCAGCGATGGTGATGGCCCGCTCCGTTGAGTTGGGGAGCATGTCTCCTGCCACTTGTACCTGAGCACCGGTTGACTGAAGCACACAAATGAAGGGAAATTAGGTACGAATTCAATCCCTCGGTTTATAATAAAGAGTGTGATATCCCAAATTACACAGGTGGAAAGGTGATGGTCTGTTAATGCTGAGGGGATCGGAGCTCAATGTGTTTTATAGGTTTGGTTTGACATGTTCTTCTCTCTTCATACCTCTCGAATTTCCTTGATTTTGCAGCCACCTTTCCCGATGAGGGAGCCGCACTGGCTCGCAGGCACCACAATGCGTAGGGTCACTGGGGGCTTGCTGGTGGCTGTGCTGTTGGTCATAGAGCTGCTTATGTCCTGTCAACAAATGTGGAGATGCAGGTTAAATCATGTTTCCTGCTGAACTTTGAATAATTTGTCAGTGCAAATTGCTACCTACCTCTTCCAGCTTTTCAATGATCATGGAGAATGCTTTAAAGATGGCTGTGGTTGGACCTGCCAATGTAATGATCCTCTCGGGACAATTTCCCTCAGAGATGTTGATGCGAGCCCCACtctacacacaaagaaaaaagcaaGGGATTGAAAGAAGAAATTGAAACTGTGCATTGGCCATCTGTGCccatgtgtttattattacattacagttCAATGTAATGTGACATAACTATAGTAAAGACAAGGAAGATGAGAACTCACCTCTTCTCTCATCTTCTTCACAGATTCCCCTTTCTGTTGGCAGAGGATCACACACAAGTCAGATTAATCATcacttaaaaacacagatgGTGAAATATGATAGTAAATCTAAATTGCAATTATACAAAGCATCATCTTACCTTTCCAATAATACTTCCAACTTcctgaaaaaacaggaaaaatgagAGACCATTCTGTTAGGCTGATTCATCTTTTCACATCTAATTTCACTACCAGAGCtcagacacattttattgtattttggaCAAAGTATACACAGAACTATATAGTTTGTCAAAAGTGTGCATTCTTTAGATATTGCTCAGCTGATAAAAACAGGACGACAGCTATAACAGATGATTAGACAATTGTTTTAGGTTGAGGACAATGcctgaagttaatgattcatcgTGAGTTCCCAAGATCTCCGCCACTGacactctgtgtctctctgatccCATACAATCTTAAAATTACACTTTGAGAGTCAAGAGTGAACAGGATCCATCTGTAGGCTGCTAATGTAAAGCCACAAGCTGGGGTTTGTTTAAGATGGTATGGGCGAGATCAGCAAGCTCACAGCTTGGTTTCATGACAGCGTGAGCCAGTCCGATTTTCAGCCAAAAACCCAATTCTGCTCTGCTTTGAGACCCGGGATCCCATCACCAGGTCAATACCCTGACTCATCACATCAAGCCTGCCCTTTAACGCTCCCCCAAAGGATTTCATTTCCATGAATATAATATCACCGGGTCTTACAGTGCAGAAACAGGCCGCTGATATGTGACCTCACCTTGCCGTGCATG
This genomic interval carries:
- the LOC133968952 gene encoding poly(rC)-binding protein 2 isoform X1, translated to MDSGVIEGGLNVTLTIRLLMHGKEVGSIIGKKGESVKKMREESGARINISEGNCPERIITLAGPTTAIFKAFSMIIEKLEEDISSSMTNSTATSKPPVTLRIVVPASQCGSLIGKGGCKIKEIRESTGAQVQVAGDMLPNSTERAITIAGTPQSIIECVKQICVVMLESPPKGVTIPYRPKPSGSPVIFAGGQAYAVQGQHAIPQPDSSSAAISPQLTKLHQLAMQQGPFPIAPSNQGFTGIDASAQTSSHEMTIPNDLIGCIIGRQGAKINEIRQMSGAQIKIANPVDGSTDRQVTITGSPASISLAEYLINARLSSEATGLAAN
- the LOC133968952 gene encoding poly(rC)-binding protein 2 isoform X2, coding for MDSGVIEGGLNVTLTIRLLMHGKEVGSIIGKKGESVKKMREESGARINISEGNCPERIITLAGPTTAIFKAFSMIIEKLEEDISSSMTNSTATSKPPVTLRIVVPASQCGSLIGKGGCKIKEIRESTGAQVQVAGDMLPNSTERAITIAGTPQSIIECVKQICVVMLESPPKGVTIPYRPKPSGSPVIFAGGQAYAVQGQHAIPQPDLTKLHQLAMQQGPFPIAPSNQGFTGIDASAQTSSHEMTIPNDLIGCIIGRQGAKINEIRQMSGAQIKIANPVDGSTDRQVTITGSPASISLAEYLINARLSSEATGLAAN